TTTACCTACAGAGAAAGGCATAAAGGCCTCGTTTGGCCTAAATTTCCCCTTCTCGTCCAAGAAATGACCTGGGTTAAACTCTTCTGGAGTCTCCCAGTACTTTGGGTCTGAATGCACAGACCTGAACACTGGAATAACAGCTGTGCCCTGTAAAGATATAGGATAGAAGGAGACAGGAAAAGCAGACATTAAATACGGTAATGGATTAACTTGATTATCAGCAGAGAAGCAGCCTGCAGTGGAGACAGCCGGAAAGTCTGGTCATGCACAGACGGTAGATAATCAGTCTGCAAAGGGGCCAAGGCAAGTAACTACTGACGTCCCATTCAGGAAAGATTTAAGTGGATCTTCGTTGTTGTGTAgcccctctgcacagggctggcttGGAGCCAGAGCTGTGTCGCAGGAAATTGAGACCAGGCCAGGAATTATTcattttagatttataaaaacCCCAGGAGGTGCCCATGCTAAGCTCAGGATGCTGACCCCTTAAAAATTAATAGACAGGGCTGCCCCACCCACCTGGACACAGGAAAGTCACATGAGCCCAGGCCTGCAGCCCACCCTCACTCCACATGCTTGGGGAACAGATGGGCTTTACGGCATGGCTAGAGGTTCCAGGAGATCAAGGGGGGAGCACATTCCAGCATCACACAGGCTGTCAGtctagcagctccctgccctggggagaAAGGCAGGCCCGGCTGGAGCAAGGGGGGGAGGTGAGTTCAGATCATCAGAACCCAAAGCAGGTGGAATCACACTCGCTGCGAACTAGGAGCAGCATCAGTTGCGAGAGTCACCACCCTTTGCTCCACTGTGCTGAAAAGTGCGGCGCTGCCAGAGACTGGGAAAGAGCCAAGACCtttacaaacaagcaaacaattcggggggagggggacgcaGCTCTAGTCCAAGGCTCGCCCTCCCCTGAGAATATCCTGAGGAGTTACAGTATTGCACCTGGGGGATGGTGTAGCCCCGGAACTCTATGCGCCGAGTCACTGCCCGGGGGAAGTTTTCCATCTGCCCGCTCTGGCTGCGCTGCATCTCATGGATCACCGCGTTGGTGTACGGCATCCTCACCCGGTCCTCCATGCCTGGGGCGTGGATCGCCCCCACCACCTTCTCGATCTCCTGCTGGACTCTGGCTGCAAAGGATTAGACTCAGAGCTGTCGCTTTGTAAGGCTGCTGCACTGACCTCCCCTTGCCTTCACTGTGAGTGAGCTTGGAGATTAAACACAGAGCAGCCTAACAGGAGTGAAAGGCCTGGTTTTAGCcccgagggtatgtctacatggcagtcAGAGGTGAGATTGCAGCCGGGTAGGCCAACCCACGCTAGCTTTAATCCAGTTAATACAGCTAAAAATGGCAAAGAAGAGGCAGCGGCAGGGGCTTTCCAAGCACCCCTGGGTCCATGCTCATgttgctagcccatgctgctgtgtcttcactgctatttttagccgcACTAACTAGATTAAAACTAGTGTGAGTTTGCCAGCCTGGGCTGCAAGCACCTCCGATTGTAGTGCAGAGACATTCCCGAACAGGCACCAGGAAACGCAGAGCCCTGGTTCAGCCTCTGTCTGGTTAGCCTGTCCCCTGGTAGCCACGTATTGCGGAGCATGCCATGGGCACCCACCCCAACTCAGTCAGTGTATCCTGCTCAGGCAGGGTGTGAAGAGAGACGGGTGAACTGCGACTAGACCCTGTACAGTACCTGGACCGTCCCGTCGTGTGCGTGGGTGTGTGTTTGACgggtctgatccagcaaagaTCTGTGCACAAGCCCCTCACGGCACAGGGGCCCTTGGGCAGTATTGAAGAGGACCTACTGTTCTGTTCTTATCTCATAGGGCACTTCAGCTGAGCACACTCAGAGGGAGAGAATCTGAATCAGTCCTCTTGCTGCATCATGGCTTAAAGCCACTGaagaggaaccccccccccaacctcccagtTCTTTGTACCTTGAATTTGTGGGAACTTTGCCATCACCAGGAGGAAGAACAACAGGGTATTGGCCGTGCTCACTGTCCCAGCGCCAAAGAGGTCAAACACTGCCATGAGCAGGTTTTCACTGCTGAATACATCCCCTGACGTGCTCGTTCCCTGGAAACAGATAGAGGGGTGGGTTGGTGGATTTAAAGAAAGTGACAGCTGTAAAATCATCCCTAGGATGCACAGCATGCCTGCGACGGGAGTTTGGTTCCCATCCAGAGCTCTAGGCAGTGAAGACAGGGGTTCATTTCGTTGTGAACAGCAGCTTTGTTGGATTCTGGCATGCCTTGGGATTCGCCTCGCCCTCAGCACTACCTGGGGTCCTCAGCGTTTCATAGCCCTGAGCCGCATCCACCTCCCCAGATAGTTCTAGAAAATACACGGGTCACTTAGCTCGCGAGGAGCAACTTCTGTCTTAGGATCACAAAGTGCTTTGGGAATGGCAGCTAAGCCTCACCATGAGCCTGGGGCATAGGAATTATTCCTGACATTTTACAGAATAACAAACAGCAGGAAAGTGAATTTCCCAAGGTCTCATAGGCAGTCAGTGGCCGAGATGAGAAGAGAACCCATGATCACCTAAGTCCCAGCTTTAGCTGCTAGACCAAGATGCTGCTTAGGTAAGCCTCAGAGCCGGCCAGTCTCATAGCAGAGCCCTTGATTGGCAGTCTGCTATTGCTCTAGCACCCAGTCTCAGTTTACTGGCTGAGCTGGAGATACGAGGCCAGGCTGGGATTCTCGTGTCCCTGTCATCTGTTAATCCCTAACATGCTGATCAGCCAGCACTTAGGTCTGAATGCAATGTTATACACACTCATTGAATGGGGTCCCTTCTTGCTACTGTCATTAGAGTTAGAAATAGCCCCAAGGCATTCAGGCCCTGCTGTACCTTCTCTGACTTGATAAGGAAACAGTCAATGTAGTCCCGGGGACAGCTTGGATCCAGGGTCCGCTTGTGAGAGTCAATCCTTTTTCGGATGAAGTTCTTCAGCTTCTCACTTTCAGTGAAGACCTTGTTGTGTGGTCCCGGCAGGTAACACATGATGCCAGGAAAGGTGTTGTACACCTGGGAATAAGAGATGTGATAGGGCTGTTCTGAGATCGTGGGTGCACCTCTCTCATCCCCCCGACCCCCAAGATGTGGTGGCAGGGCTTGATCATTTCTCTCACATGTGGAGTCACATGTGGTTCCAGCCCTGATCCATGGGTGACAACACCTCAGTCCGACCGGCCACACCTTGGACAGCTGCGTTTCCAAAAGTGGCCAGTAAAAATGAAGGCCCCATCAAACTCAGTGGCCACTTTGGAAGATTTTGGCCTGGGACTGCACAGGGCCAGCTGATGCACAGCAGGGCTGGAAGTGGGAAAATGCTCttcatggccctgattcagggcACCACTGAAGCATGTGCATTGAAGAGGGTTGCttccctgaatcagggcctaggtGTCTGATCCAAAACTCTTGAAGTCAGTGAGTCTCTCCATTAACTGCagaaggctttggatcagtccagCTGCTATTGATGTTAAGGAGAGtttttccactgctttccctttgaACTGAACGGGGAGATGTATCAGAATGGGGAGGCGCCCCACGGGGTCAGAGGGAAGGCGCCCCATGGGCTCAGAGGGGAGGTGCTGATACATACCCGTGCGAAGGGAGACATGAAATAATAGGAGTAGTTCCCCATCATGCCCAACAGCTCCAGAAAGGCCTTGTCTTCGTAGCTGAAACGACTCCCAAAGACAACAGCGCAAACCACGTTAGAAACAGCGTGCCTGATTCTGGACATGGGATCGAACGCCTCACCTGTGGCATCCATGGAGGCAAGGGAGAGCACAACAAATAGAGTCAAATGCAACATGCATCTCTGGTTTGTTCACAGCCGAGTTCCTCCCCGCCCCTGTAAACATAATGTGCTTCTTTTCCATCACTGCAATTAGCCCCAGGATGGAACCCTTTTAATCTAAAAAATACTGAGATAAAGAGTCGCCGTCCAGGGAAAGGTCCAATGACTCACTCACCTCCCTGGCCCCATTCACCCCTACCTGCAGGGTGAGACTGAGAAGGGGCACAGATCTCCTACCCCCTCCACACCTCAGGATCTTTAGGAGTGCCCGATAAATACCTCACCCATAATTTTCTGAGCTTGGGGTCCAGAAGGCTTCCTCGCCTTTGCTGGCATCTAGGAGGTCCCTTTCTCACCTCTGGATCTTCACAGAAAACCTGCTTTGTCTTTCTGCTTCTTCTAGCGGGGAGGAAGGATGGAACCCATTCACCTATCCATTACAGCCCAGCACGTAGCATATTTAGCTATATAACTCTTCTGTTTTTATTTGTGCTGTAAATTTCTAAGCTCTCTTCCTCTGTGGAGAGCTCAGCCGCCATTTTTGTTCTCAGAACTCAGTGCAGATTGTTAAAGGAGACGCACatactgtgctctctctctctctctctctctctctctctctctctctctctctctctctctaatggagACACTATACTTTTCATCTCTCTTATTTTAGATTAAGGGAGCACCCAAACTAAAGATCATTCTGGATGAAAGTATCAGTTTGCTCTATGGATGTGGAAAAACACATCATCCAGTGGAACCTAGGAACACTCTGCAGGGTCCTCACGGTTCCTAGCCCTTTAGGTGGAAGT
The window above is part of the Natator depressus isolate rNatDep1 chromosome 14, rNatDep2.hap1, whole genome shotgun sequence genome. Proteins encoded here:
- the LOC141999079 gene encoding cytochrome P450 2C5-like → MDAGVAGILSLFLILSIICFMLWKNNQKRGQLPPGPAPWFLLGNLWQKDILPLHKSYQKLRKKYGPVFTIWLGPKPAVVLCGYEAVRDAFVGHAEEFGGRAAIAIHERVTDGYGLITGSEKKWRELRRFTIATLRDFGMGKKTMAQRVQEEAQYLVEAVADMEGEAFDPMSRIRHAVSNVVCAVVFGSRFSYEDKAFLELLGMMGNYSYYFMSPFARVYNTFPGIMCYLPGPHNKVFTESEKLKNFIRKRIDSHKRTLDPSCPRDYIDCFLIKSEKGTSTSGDVFSSENLLMAVFDLFGAGTVSTANTLLFFLLVMAKFPQIQARVQQEIEKVVGAIHAPGMEDRVRMPYTNAVIHEMQRSQSGQMENFPRAVTRRIEFRGYTIPQGTAVIPVFRSVHSDPKYWETPEEFNPGHFLDEKGKFRPNEAFMPFSVGKRMCPGEGLARMELFLFFSTLLQNFTFKLATDPQEMDILSLWMDYQNKGPYSKFHVIRR